From the genome of Solibacillus sp. FSL H8-0538:
CAATTCAAAAATTTGAAGAGAAGTTTTCAAATTATGTAGGGTCAAAATATTCTGTAGCTTTTTCGAATGGAACTGCGGCTTTACATGGTGCTTGTTTTGCCGCTGGGATTGGCGAGGGTGATGAAGTTATTACAACACCGATGACATTTGCAGCAAGTGCAAACTGCGTGCGTTATGTAGGCGGAACTATTGTATTTGCAGATATTGATGAAAAAACATACAATATCGATCCCATTGAGGTGGAGAAAAAAATTACTGCAAAAACAAAAGCTATCATCCCTGTGCATTTTACTGGACAACCTGTTGATCTAGATGCCATTCACCAGTTAGCAAATGAGTTTCATCTAGTAGTTATTGAAGACGCTGCACATGCATTAGGTGCTTCATATAAGGGGCGGAAAATTGGTGCACTTAGTGATATGACAATGTTTAGCTTCCATCCAGTCAAGCATATTACTACTGGTGAAGGTGGCATTATATCGACGAACAATGAGGAATATTATCAAAAATTGCAGCAGTTCCGTTCACATGGGATCACAAGAGATAAAGATAAAATGACTAAAACAGAAGGAGCATGGTACTATGACATGCAGTTTTTAGGTTATAATTACCGCATGACAGATATTCAGGCAGCACTCGGTGTTAGTCAGATGTTGAAATTAGAAGGCTTTGTGGAAAGGCGCAAAGAAATTGTTAAGCAATATAATGAAGCATTTGCTGATATAGATGGAATCATTACACCATATCAAAGTACTGAATGTGATTCCA
Proteins encoded in this window:
- the pseC gene encoding UDP-4-amino-4,6-dideoxy-N-acetyl-beta-L-altrosamine transaminase; translated protein: MRDSNLPYGKQWLDDADIEAVVNVLKSDYLTTGPAIQKFEEKFSNYVGSKYSVAFSNGTAALHGACFAAGIGEGDEVITTPMTFAASANCVRYVGGTIVFADIDEKTYNIDPIEVEKKITAKTKAIIPVHFTGQPVDLDAIHQLANEFHLVVIEDAAHALGASYKGRKIGALSDMTMFSFHPVKHITTGEGGIISTNNEEYYQKLQQFRSHGITRDKDKMTKTEGAWYYDMQFLGYNYRMTDIQAALGVSQMLKLEGFVERRKEIVKQYNEAFADIDGIITPYQSTECDSSWHLYIIQLRLEKLKVTRKVIFDTLQNKNIGVNVHYIPVHKLSAYKNIGYNKEILPKAEALYEGIITLPLFPAMVEQDIKDVIKAVKEVIQYYSI